TAAATAGAGAGTGATATCCTGAGTCAAAAAGGTTGAATGCGCTGTCTGGTGAAATAAGTACAATGATACAAATCCCAATACAAACTGGCATCAAAGCAAGTAAGTAGCCCCCTATTTTTTCATAAGCAATACGCATTATTGACAGGGGGAGAATCGAGAGCAGCGGGATCATTTTTTGTGTTCTTTCTTCACGAAAGATTCTGGAAAAATAGATAGTGCATTCTACTACAAAGCCAGAAACTAATAATATTAGGGATGTATTCATTAACTCCTTCCATGAATATGAAAAAACAAAAGTAGGACTGGAGTATTGGTCCAAGATCATTCCCCCTCCTACGATCGTCAGAATACCAGACAAGTAAAGGGTCGACTTGAGCTGTAATGCTCTTGTACCCCCAGATAAAAAGTGAAATTCCTTCCAGGAAATAGCCAGCCGTCCCGGTCTCGATTTTCTTCTTTTTCGTTTATACCATTTTATCCCGCTTCGTTTTTCTAAAACCGGTTTCGATTCTGTGCAACGCTCAAAGATTAACCAGGCGATGAAAAAACAACTCAATCCAATCAATAAATTATTGATGACCTGTGTAGTCATCACTGATTCTGAATAACCTGTCGTCAGGATTGTATTGAGACTATCGGTCACCGAAATTTCTTTACAATAATTAACACAAGATACGATGCTCTGATAAAGAGAGTCATTCGTTGTCACATATCCTCGTGATTGAAGGTTTGTCAAGAATTCTGTCATTAGGAGTGGGAAGAAGAAAAAGAGGAAAAATGCAGCTGATACAAGAGCAATCGCTGTTCCAGAACGTTTTGCGTAAACAGAACAAAGTAAGGAAAAATTGGCTACTAGTAAGACATAAGCAACCAGCGCTCCAATTGCAGCATAAATCTGGTGAGGTGTAATTCCTCCCAAAGCAACGGCGATCATCAAGAAGGGGAGTTGACCCATCAGCAACAAGATCACTCTTGAGGCCCTGACGGTTGATTTGCCCAAGAGTAATGCCAGTGTATTAATACCAGCTAATTTCAACAATGGAAGTGTTTCTTCTTCTTTTTCCTCAGTGATGGCCGTTGAAAAAAAACCAATTCCCGTCAGTGTAACCAGCCAGAAGTTAAGCCAAACAATTTTTGTGAAAAAATCGAGTCCTGGAGAACTTGTTCTTGAGCTGGTTAACCAAGAAGAAAATAGAATTAAAAAAACAAGCGCAACACACGCAAAACGAAGAACGTGTGTTTTTTTGAGAAGGATATCCTTTTTTAATGAGAAGCTACAAAAAATCAAAGATCCTCGAAACATATTCAGCGGCTTTCAAAAAAATTAAGGCTCTCAACCGGCTTGGCCTGTCAGTGGAACATCGAGACAATAGAGCACCAGACCCTCTTTTTGAGAAAGATCAGGAGATTCAGGAAATAATTTATCGGGAATTGAGCTGAAAACCAGAAGCTTTCCATGGGTTCTAGTGAGTTGAAAATTAAGTTCTTGCTTTCTTGATGAAAGTTTCAACGCACGTTGCAGTAAAATTGGGGCTAAGTGTTTTATAGAGAGACTATCTTGCAGGTCTTGTGGTTTGACAAAAGAGCTAATTCCTTTTGGAGTGAAACGATACTCATCGTGGAGAGGATTTACACTGAAAACGGAACGCAGTTTTCGGGAAGTACCTCGATATTCTAACTGATCATTTTCTTTTTTTAACTCGTATAACTTTGCACCATACAGGAAATGGATCTGGTCAATCTCCTGGGGAAACTCGTTATCAATTCCCAGTGAAAGCACTTCTATTCCGAGGTCATTCGTCAGAAATGAATTGATTTTTACACCAAAAATGGTTTCTGTAGTTTTCCCTCGATGAAAGAAGGTGCGAGATGAGTTTGTCGGAATGTCAACCTGTATTTTTCCTTCCCTTCCACTGATGGCAATACCATTCACTTTTGAGTATTGTTGACATGTAGAATAGATGTGTGAGTCACCGAGATGGGATATTGTAAAATTCCCCCCCGATGCAATCCCCAGGCTCGACCATTCTGTGATATCGATTTCATTTTCTGGCAATATATTTGCGATGATTAGCGAATGTATTTTGGATGTGCGATTTGCGCTGTATTGTCCAATTATCAAAAAAATGAAACAAAAAATAGCTGTGCTTAATAAGTAGACACCATAAAAAGTGAAGTGGTTATTTGAAATTTTTGTAATCAAATAATAGCCTGGTCCAGTAACAATTAAGTAAATGAACGAGAGCAAAAAAATGAAATACCAAATTTGTTTTGGTTTACTTAAATCATTCAATGTCGCTAAAATTTCTTCGTCATTGGTTGGTGGATTGTGTGAGACCACAGAAAATTCATCATAAGAGAAATTCGAATTTTGCGAAGAGGTAGCTCTCTCTCCTTTCATGAATTGGTTTTCTAAGGAACGATTATTTCTCATAATTAATTGCTTAAGTTCCAGCGATGGTAAGTCATCCAAACGATTCTGATGACGGTAGATAATTCCGTTCCCAAAATGAACAGTTGATGTAGTACTGTTTAAAGGTAAAAAGGAATCAGGAAATGTAAGTGGGTTCCCATTCGAGTTTTGGAAAAGATGTACGGTCCCTCCGGTAAATATCCATTGTATAAACGCTGTTCTGCGAGATTTTTCCCACTTGGGAACATGGTCTAAAATAATTGCGTCTAATGAATCAATTGCCCCTAAAATAGGTGGAAACAGGTCTTCAGGATACTGTTTAATTCCTGGAATGGCTTTGCTTAAACTATTTGGTGTTACTAATTGAACCGTTATAAGTTCTTTCGAAACCTGAGGTGACAAAAAAGACTGAGAATGTTGCTTATTACCACTTTGCCAGCTTAGGTTCCAATGACTGTTAGACTCCATGAGATAGGGATAGAACTGGAGCCATTTTTTTTCAAAAGGCGCGATATAAGTTGAAGTCGAAAGTGTGATATCAATTTGCTGTCCACGAAACGATTCTTGGTGAAAAATGAAGTCACTCTCAAATGGTACCGGGTCAGTATTTTCAACTAAGATCGTAACGGGGTTAATTTTAAAAGCCACTGGACTGCCATTAAATCCCCAGCGGATATCATGAACCTCAATTGCTTCAACAAACTGAGGAAACAAAAATGTGGCCATCAAAAAAAAGATGCTCCACGCTAATCCAAAATTTGCTGGCTTCATCTTCAGGAGGGAAATGTTAATACTCTCCAATCAAGTTGCCATCGTGACGATTGGCAAGATTCCTTAGAATTTCAAAATCAGTTTTTTGTCCAATATATCTTACGGAACCATCTCCCATGCAAAAGTGAGCTCCTTCCGCATGAAAGCTTGAAAATCCACCTACTTGAAGCAAAAGCTGTCGTTGTTTGGGGGTCAGAGGTACTTTCTCTTTTTTGATGTCTAAGTCGTCTGATGGTGAATCAGACATCTCATATTCTTCGTCATACAGTTCTTTTTCGAAAGAAAAACCATCAGCTCTACCAAATGAAGAGCTTTGCTTGAAAATATTTCCATTTGACATGACAGTGTTAATTTTAGTTCCCATATTGCGGAGTGTAGATGAAGTTCCAGAAGTCCAACTCAAAAAACCTCCATCACAGGCTTCTCCGACAAAAATCGTATGTGAACGTCCATCTTTAAGATCTTTTTCACGAATGCTGCTGTTTAAAAATAAGGCTCCGTTATTACCAGTGTCAATTGGTACTTCTGTATCATTGT
The Gimesia aquarii DNA segment above includes these coding regions:
- a CDS encoding DUF1559 domain-containing protein, whose protein sequence is MKKLHIMFSKHRASQIRSGFVLIELVVVITIIAILIALLLPAVQQAREAARCTNCKNNLMQIGIALNHYQMAHLVLPSGSVNSKGPILNHPKGYHVSWVIQILPFLDERAAFHSYDFRFGVYAPINRTTANYRLSGFICPSSSNQAYNYVGCHNDTEVPIDTGNNGALFLNSSIREKDLKDGRSHTIFVGEACDGGFLSWTSGTSSTLRNMGTKINTVMSNGNIFKQSSSFGRADGFSFEKELYDEEYEMSDSPSDDLDIKKEKVPLTPKQRQLLLQVGGFSSFHAEGAHFCMGDGSVRYIGQKTDFEILRNLANRHDGNLIGEY